One Hypomesus transpacificus isolate Combined female chromosome 21, fHypTra1, whole genome shotgun sequence genomic region harbors:
- the LOC124483684 gene encoding ribosomal RNA processing protein 1 homolog A-like isoform X2 gives MSYLNYGRAFFTVCGCRTNHFFRRSCQIKLQAFCTTFKVLTASFSIWRPSCRPSRGSGLALTDCAWTSFTSVLARFLELLTAQVLQSTSGAPCGLLFHIMDLYMTELAGVGSSELNAEQNLTFIKPFCKSAAKTKDRILLRAICNSIFSVIVDQAPFAIEDIMKEMKNARTEDSDSGQATEEENVNTKRTVKKPSRKSSGKPTNEENELFNLEDGLDIELPDDEGIGPVLQFDYGALADELFQLASRNNTPSFNRQKLYKVIKMLQDLSEGAFPQDEYPEEVSTDEDDNEMFGSRKRMKREIGIGEREEENGAS, from the exons GAGGAGCTGTCAAATCAAATTGCAGGCCTTCTGCACAACTTTCAAAGTGTTGACAGCC AGTTTCAGTATCTGGAGGCCTTCTTGCAGACCATCAAGAGGGAGTGGACTGGCATTGACAGACTGCGCATGGACAAGTTTTACCAG CGTACTTGCCAGGTTTTTGGAACTTCTCACAGCACAGGTCCTCCAGAGCACAAGTGGAGCACCTTGTGGACTTCTGTTTCACATTATGGACCTCTACATGACAGAGCTGGCTGGCGTGGGGTCATCTGAG CTCAATGCAGAACAAAATTTGACCTTCATCAAACCTTTCTGCAAGTCAGCAGCCAAAACCAAGGA TCGCATCTTACTTAGAGCCATCTGCAACAGCATATTTAGTGTCATTGTAGATCAGGCTCCATTTGCTATTGAGGATATAATGAAAGAAATGAAAAATGCACGGACAGAAGATTCAGATTCAGGCCAGGCAACTGAGGAAGAGAATGTGAATACCAAACGAACTGTCAAAAAACCCAGCAGGAAATCTTCAGGAAAGCCAACAAATG AGGAAAACGAGTTGTTCAACCTGGAAGATGGCTTGGACATTGAGTTACCAGACGACGAGGGAATTGGACCGGTTCTCCAG TTTGATTATGGTGCCTTGGCAGACGAGCTGTTTCAGCTTGCCAGTCGTAACAATACTCCTAGCTTTAACCGCCAGAAACTCtacaaagttatcaaaat GCTGCAGGATCTCAGCGAAG GAGCCTTTCCACAAGATGAATACCCAGAGGAGGTATCAACAGACGAGGATGACAATGAGATGTTTGGCAGCAgaaagaggatgaagagggagataggcataggggagagggaggaagagaatggGGCTTCATGA